In Candidatus Kryptobacter tengchongensis, a genomic segment contains:
- a CDS encoding L-iditol 2-dehydrogenase codes for MLSAFLTNIRKIEIKDVKIPEPMDGEVIVRVRSALTCGTDLKMYLRGHPKFKFPMLFGHECSGVIYKVGAGVKNFKEGDEVMFANSASCGECYYCRRGDENLCVNLFEGIFLGAYSEFAKVPARIVKKNMFIKPKNLSFTQSSFLEPISCVMNGIRNLNIREGDSVLVIGDGAIGLMFTLAIKKFFNVNLIVAGRHKERLDIALNFGADEIINVSEFSLFDRLREITSGIGPNLVIECTGKPEVWEESVELVAKGGMVILFGGCPAGTKVNFDATRIHYDQITIKGVFHFTSQDVRKAYEFLCDNSDELTRLISGKYRIVHIHEVFEKLSRREGIKYEIEF; via the coding sequence ATGTTAAGTGCTTTTTTAACCAATATAAGAAAAATTGAAATAAAGGATGTTAAAATTCCAGAGCCGATGGATGGTGAGGTTATTGTTAGAGTTAGGTCCGCCCTTACATGTGGAACAGATTTGAAAATGTATCTTCGGGGACATCCAAAATTTAAATTCCCAATGCTTTTCGGGCATGAGTGTTCAGGTGTTATCTATAAGGTTGGAGCTGGAGTTAAAAATTTCAAAGAAGGTGATGAAGTAATGTTTGCAAATTCCGCCTCTTGTGGTGAGTGCTATTATTGTAGAAGAGGGGATGAAAATTTATGTGTTAATTTGTTTGAAGGTATCTTTTTGGGGGCGTATTCCGAATTTGCCAAAGTCCCAGCGAGAATTGTCAAGAAGAATATGTTTATAAAACCAAAAAATTTATCCTTCACCCAGTCGTCTTTTCTTGAACCAATTTCGTGTGTGATGAACGGAATAAGAAATTTAAATATCCGAGAGGGGGACTCAGTTTTGGTAATTGGTGATGGAGCTATCGGATTAATGTTTACACTTGCGATAAAAAAATTTTTTAATGTTAATCTCATCGTCGCAGGAAGACACAAAGAAAGACTTGATATTGCATTAAACTTTGGGGCGGACGAAATTATAAATGTATCAGAGTTTAGCCTCTTTGATAGGTTAAGGGAAATTACATCGGGTATAGGACCTAATTTAGTTATTGAATGCACAGGAAAGCCAGAGGTATGGGAAGAAAGCGTTGAACTTGTTGCAAAAGGTGGAATGGTAATTTTATTTGGTGGTTGTCCAGCTGGGACGAAAGTAAATTTTGATGCAACGAGAATTCACTATGATCAAATAACGATCAAAGGAGTCTTTCATTTCACATCACAAGATGTGCGAAAAGCTTACGAGTTTTTATGTGATAATTCAGATGAATTAACTCGTCTCATAAGTGGGAAATATCGCATTGTTCATATTCATGAGGTATTTGAAAAACTATCAAGAAGGGAAGGCATAAAATATGAAATTGAATTTTAA
- a CDS encoding 3-hydroxybutyryl-CoA dehydrogenase, which translates to MNTIGVVGAGRMGSGIAQVMAQAGYDVILFDISNETLQNALEKIRAHLQRAIEIGTIKKEQFHNILTKIHPTTKLKHFITADIVFEAVIEDIDVKRKIFQELDDRCPPSTILATNTSSMSVTKIASATENPYRVIGTHFFNPPYVLKLVEVVKAQHTSDEVVEKTVEFLKKIGHSPIVVKDSPGFIVNRISRHFYLEPLRAYEIGLAEIEEIDQAFKLFGLELGPFEVIDYVGLDVNYVVSRSIYERFNYEERFKPVTFQAKLVEAGLLGRKTNAGFYYYVGKEKKLHDFLRREKVKYKFSKKFINLADTICKKILSQKNELNESQKVVLALTIAMIINEGFYALMEGLASKENIDLAFKLVKFPAGPFELGEQIGLKNIINFLNLACEEFISNRYKPALLLVKS; encoded by the coding sequence ATGAACACTATCGGAGTTGTTGGAGCTGGCAGAATGGGGAGTGGAATTGCACAGGTTATGGCACAAGCAGGTTATGATGTTATATTGTTTGACATATCAAATGAGACATTGCAAAATGCGCTTGAAAAAATAAGGGCTCATCTTCAAAGGGCGATTGAAATAGGGACAATTAAAAAGGAACAGTTTCATAATATTTTAACAAAAATTCATCCGACGACGAAGTTAAAACATTTTATAACTGCTGATATAGTTTTTGAAGCGGTGATTGAGGATATTGATGTAAAGCGAAAAATCTTCCAGGAACTTGATGACAGATGTCCTCCATCAACTATACTTGCGACTAACACATCTTCAATGTCGGTCACAAAGATTGCTTCTGCAACGGAGAATCCGTATAGGGTTATCGGAACTCATTTTTTTAATCCGCCGTATGTTTTGAAACTTGTTGAGGTCGTGAAAGCACAGCATACATCGGATGAGGTTGTTGAAAAGACTGTTGAATTTTTGAAAAAAATTGGGCATTCACCAATCGTTGTTAAAGATTCGCCAGGGTTTATAGTTAATAGAATTTCAAGACATTTTTATCTTGAGCCGTTGCGTGCGTATGAGATTGGACTTGCGGAAATAGAAGAAATAGATCAAGCATTTAAACTTTTTGGGCTTGAACTTGGACCGTTTGAAGTGATTGATTATGTGGGACTTGATGTAAATTATGTTGTATCAAGATCAATTTATGAGAGATTTAATTATGAGGAAAGGTTTAAACCCGTTACATTTCAAGCAAAGCTTGTTGAAGCTGGTTTGCTCGGCAGAAAAACGAACGCAGGATTTTATTATTATGTTGGAAAAGAAAAAAAACTGCATGACTTTTTGAGGCGTGAGAAAGTAAAATATAAATTTAGCAAAAAGTTTATAAATCTTGCCGATACAATATGCAAAAAAATTTTAAGCCAAAAGAATGAATTGAATGAATCGCAAAAAGTTGTCCTCGCTTTGACTATTGCGATGATCATAAACGAAGGATTTTATGCTCTGATGGAGGGTCTCGCAAGCAAAGAAAATATAGATCTTGCCTTCAAACTTGTTAAATTTCCAGCTGGTCCATTTGAGCTTGGGGAACAAATTGGCTTGAAAAATATAATCAATTTTCTAAATCTTGCTTGTGAGGAATTCATATCCAATAGATACAAACCAGCTCTGCTTTTAGTTAAAAGTTAA
- a CDS encoding N-acetylmuramoyl-L-alanine amidase, translating into MLARRKLNFEMFVRRLLKYLVLILLIFETLNADVFKVKINNKIEVIPAFREAKTLYISLPDLLGLLGIEYRTDTLNNLLTFKVSDNTFKFISENPFIVVSSGDEVKIFQIPVEVISGAGKIFVPVKYFSEIFSRYFPHDFKFDEKNNMIIISISEPVEVSLPKFDVYDVKVEKRKNGYLFKILTARKISDYEVWLGRNNWLYITIANAKVDISALKNLSAPELFSDIEVIPHSRSVQISFKLKPKIKHYEVIADKNGTDILISLYIDEIISRIEDVKRKFLLDVVVIDAGHGGKDPGAIGVYGTREKDITLAVAKKLKTLIENLGIKVVMTREEDEFVELYRRGQIANSNGGKIFISLHCNSMPYKPHSANGFEVYILRPGKTEDAIRIAERENAVIKLEENYEERYKHLTDESYILTAMAHNVYVKNSERFAEILHKEAGKILDIKVNGVSQAGFYVLVGASMPSVLVEMGYLSNPEEEKYLRSETNQWKIARTIFNAVKKFKEEYEASIAD; encoded by the coding sequence ATGCTGGCAAGAAGAAAGTTGAATTTTGAGATGTTTGTGAGGAGGCTGTTAAAATATCTTGTTTTAATTCTTTTGATTTTTGAAACTTTGAATGCCGATGTTTTTAAGGTTAAGATAAACAATAAAATTGAGGTGATCCCTGCATTCCGTGAGGCGAAAACTCTTTACATTTCTTTGCCTGATCTTTTGGGGCTTCTTGGAATTGAGTATAGAACGGATACATTAAATAACTTGCTAACTTTCAAAGTTTCCGACAACACTTTTAAGTTTATATCTGAAAACCCTTTTATCGTTGTGTCCTCAGGTGATGAAGTGAAGATTTTTCAGATTCCAGTTGAGGTTATTTCTGGGGCTGGGAAAATTTTTGTCCCTGTTAAGTATTTTTCTGAAATTTTCAGCCGTTATTTCCCACACGATTTCAAGTTTGATGAGAAAAACAATATGATAATTATTTCAATCTCTGAACCAGTTGAGGTGAGTCTGCCCAAATTTGATGTTTACGATGTAAAGGTTGAAAAAAGAAAGAACGGCTATTTATTTAAAATTTTAACCGCAAGGAAAATTTCCGATTATGAAGTCTGGCTTGGGAGAAATAACTGGCTTTATATAACAATTGCAAATGCTAAGGTTGATATTTCCGCTTTAAAAAATCTATCAGCTCCAGAGCTTTTCAGTGATATTGAAGTCATACCTCATTCGCGCTCGGTTCAGATATCTTTCAAATTAAAACCAAAGATAAAACATTACGAGGTCATAGCCGATAAAAATGGGACAGATATTTTAATATCACTTTACATTGATGAAATAATCTCAAGGATTGAAGATGTCAAAAGAAAATTTTTGCTTGATGTTGTCGTAATTGATGCTGGGCATGGTGGCAAGGATCCTGGTGCGATTGGAGTTTATGGAACTCGTGAGAAAGATATAACTCTTGCTGTTGCAAAAAAGTTGAAAACGCTGATTGAAAATCTTGGAATAAAGGTCGTTATGACAAGAGAGGAGGATGAGTTTGTTGAGTTATATAGGCGTGGGCAGATAGCAAATTCAAATGGTGGTAAAATTTTTATAAGTTTGCACTGTAATTCAATGCCGTATAAACCACATAGCGCAAATGGATTTGAAGTTTATATTTTAAGACCTGGTAAAACTGAGGATGCCATTAGAATTGCGGAAAGGGAAAATGCTGTTATAAAACTTGAGGAAAATTACGAGGAGAGATATAAGCATTTGACAGATGAAAGCTATATATTAACTGCGATGGCTCATAATGTTTATGTTAAAAATAGCGAAAGATTTGCCGAGATTTTGCATAAGGAGGCGGGAAAAATTCTGGATATAAAAGTCAATGGAGTAAGCCAGGCGGGTTTTTATGTCCTTGTCGGGGCTTCAATGCCAAGCGTTCTCGTTGAGATGGGCTATCTTTCAAATCCAGAAGAAGAGAAATATCTAAGAAGCGAGACAAATCAGTGGAAGATAGCAAGAACGATTTTCAATGCTGTAAAAAAATTTAAAGAAGAGTATGAGGCATCAATTGCTGATTAG
- a CDS encoding proline iminopeptidase yields the protein MFRLIPLLAVVSIFLFACAKRGKPTLEEYFRPEEAKVKTGGVKLISVQTPKGTFKVWTKKFGNNPRIKVLLLHGGPGSTHEYWECVESFFPQEGIEFIYYDQLGSWYSDQPDDSSLWVTERFVEEVEQVRKALGLNKDNFYLLGHSWGGILAIEYALKYQENLKALIISNMMSSCPEYDRYADEVLSKDIPPEVLKQIRDFEAKGEYKNPKYMELLLKHYYVKHVLRIPVEEWPDPVVRAFNHTNEKIYVLMQGPSEFGISGRLEKWDRSKDLNKIKVPTLVIGARYDTMDPEHMKWMATQVQNGSYLFCPNGSHMCMYDDQENYFRGLIKFIKEVDAGKKKVEF from the coding sequence ATGTTTCGTTTAATTCCTTTGCTTGCCGTTGTTTCAATTTTTTTGTTCGCCTGTGCAAAGCGTGGGAAACCAACTCTGGAAGAGTATTTCAGACCTGAGGAGGCGAAAGTTAAAACAGGTGGTGTGAAGTTAATCTCAGTTCAAACCCCGAAGGGGACTTTTAAGGTCTGGACGAAAAAATTTGGAAATAATCCAAGAATAAAAGTTTTGCTTTTACACGGGGGACCTGGTTCAACGCATGAATATTGGGAGTGTGTTGAAAGTTTCTTTCCACAGGAGGGTATAGAATTTATTTATTATGATCAGCTCGGCTCATGGTATTCAGATCAACCTGATGACAGTTCCCTCTGGGTAACGGAGAGGTTTGTTGAGGAGGTTGAACAGGTTAGGAAAGCACTTGGGCTTAATAAAGATAATTTTTATCTTCTTGGTCATTCTTGGGGTGGCATCCTCGCAATAGAATATGCCCTAAAGTATCAGGAAAATCTCAAAGCATTGATCATTTCAAATATGATGTCAAGCTGTCCTGAATATGATAGATACGCTGATGAGGTTTTATCAAAAGATATACCACCTGAGGTTTTAAAACAAATCCGTGATTTTGAAGCGAAAGGTGAGTATAAAAATCCAAAATATATGGAACTTCTTTTGAAGCATTACTATGTCAAGCATGTTTTGAGAATCCCAGTTGAGGAATGGCCTGATCCCGTTGTGAGGGCATTCAATCATACGAATGAGAAAATTTATGTTTTGATGCAGGGACCAAGTGAGTTTGGAATCTCGGGGCGACTTGAAAAATGGGATAGATCCAAAGATTTAAATAAAATTAAAGTCCCAACACTTGTCATTGGGGCAAGATATGACACAATGGACCCAGAACATATGAAATGGATGGCAACGCAGGTTCAAAACGGAAGTTACCTTTTCTGCCCAAATGGAAGTCATATGTGTATGTATGATGATCAAGAAAATTATTTCAGGGGGTTAATTAAATTTATCAAAGAAGTTGATGCTGGCAAGAAGAAAGTTGAATTTTGA
- a CDS encoding ribose 5-phosphate isomerase B has protein sequence MKIAVASDHAGFEYKEKVKKLLNELGHEVVDFGCFSPDSSDYPDFAYPAAKAVGVGECERGVFICGTGIGVSIVANKVKGVRAANCCSVEEAKLSRQHNNANVLTFGARLISWEIAKEIVKVWLETEFEGGRHERRVEKIHKLTGL, from the coding sequence ATGAAAATAGCCGTTGCGAGCGATCACGCTGGATTTGAATATAAAGAAAAAGTAAAAAAATTATTGAATGAACTTGGACATGAAGTTGTTGATTTCGGTTGTTTTTCCCCCGATTCAAGCGATTACCCTGACTTTGCATATCCCGCTGCTAAGGCGGTTGGAGTTGGAGAGTGTGAAAGAGGCGTTTTTATATGTGGCACGGGAATTGGCGTTTCTATAGTTGCAAACAAAGTCAAAGGTGTCAGAGCTGCAAATTGCTGCTCTGTTGAGGAAGCCAAACTTTCAAGACAGCATAATAATGCAAATGTGTTAACATTTGGTGCAAGGCTTATCTCATGGGAGATCGCAAAAGAAATAGTTAAAGTCTGGCTTGAGACGGAGTTTGAAGGTGGAAGACATGAGCGAAGGGTTGAGAAAATACATAAGTTGACGGGACTTTAA
- a CDS encoding Tetratricopeptide repeat-containing protein, with amino-acid sequence MRKVILTLFFISGVIFAQGTQQDSIEVLKNWSLFYEYFKTGDYVSAFPYGWKVMEMQPTRFKTLYKAMEKIYLKFYEEAPPEKKTQYADTLLIIYDNAIKYHPENASEYYLRKGYVLENYYTNREIEAIQAYEKGIELDFEHIEFYYIDRLGVLYIKHMEENPEYREKAIELYRKVLDKDPQNVTANDRLRALVKDISELIELNKKRLEVDPENTELIWTIANLYIRAEDYRNAIPYLEKLTKKFPDNETYWNRLGYCYQRVGEYKKAIDVYNRSLKINPDAKEIILNIAVCYRELDNFEQARIWARRAMAKDKNWGRPYLEIAQIYEAAVAKCVKTTKGGDWTKIDFVDKLVYQLAVEYYELAKKIDPSVANEANQRIKNLETLVPTQEDYFFNKRKIKEGKIAITGGCYDWIGESITVPYRI; translated from the coding sequence ATGAGAAAGGTAATTTTGACATTATTTTTTATTTCCGGGGTAATTTTCGCACAGGGGACCCAGCAGGATTCAATAGAAGTTTTGAAAAATTGGTCTTTATTTTATGAATATTTCAAAACTGGGGACTATGTGAGTGCTTTCCCATACGGGTGGAAAGTTATGGAGATGCAGCCGACGAGGTTTAAAACTCTTTATAAGGCGATGGAGAAAATTTATCTTAAATTTTATGAAGAAGCGCCACCAGAAAAGAAAACACAATACGCTGATACACTTTTGATAATTTATGACAATGCGATAAAGTATCATCCTGAGAACGCATCTGAGTATTATTTGAGAAAAGGGTATGTTCTTGAAAATTATTATACAAACAGGGAGATTGAAGCGATACAGGCATACGAGAAAGGGATTGAGCTTGATTTTGAGCATATAGAATTTTACTATATTGATCGCCTTGGTGTCCTTTACATAAAACATATGGAGGAAAACCCAGAGTATAGGGAGAAAGCAATTGAATTATATCGTAAAGTCCTTGATAAAGATCCCCAAAATGTAACTGCAAATGATAGATTGAGAGCGCTTGTGAAGGATATAAGCGAGTTAATTGAACTTAACAAGAAACGACTTGAGGTAGATCCAGAGAATACAGAACTTATATGGACGATTGCTAACCTTTATATTCGTGCGGAGGATTATAGAAATGCAATTCCATATCTTGAGAAGTTGACAAAAAAATTTCCTGATAACGAAACTTACTGGAATCGCCTTGGTTACTGCTATCAGCGTGTTGGGGAGTATAAGAAAGCAATTGATGTTTATAATCGCTCATTGAAGATTAACCCAGATGCAAAGGAGATAATACTCAACATTGCGGTTTGCTATCGTGAGCTTGACAATTTTGAGCAGGCGAGGATTTGGGCAAGGAGGGCTATGGCAAAGGATAAAAACTGGGGAAGACCATATCTTGAAATAGCACAGATCTATGAAGCAGCTGTTGCAAAATGTGTTAAAACGACAAAAGGAGGCGATTGGACAAAGATTGATTTTGTAGATAAACTTGTTTATCAACTTGCGGTTGAGTATTATGAACTTGCGAAAAAAATTGATCCAAGCGTTGCAAATGAAGCAAATCAAAGAATAAAAAATCTGGAGACACTTGTCCCAACCCAGGAGGATTATTTCTTTAACAAAAGAAAAATAAAAGAAGGCAAAATTGCGATAACTGGTGGATGTTATGACTGGATAGGTGAGAGCATCACTGTGCCTTATAGAATATAA
- a CDS encoding D-glycero-D-manno-heptose 1,7-bisphosphate phosphatase, producing the protein MNERNVAIFLDRDGTINEDLNFLSSPEQVVLIDGSAEAIREANKLGLKVIVFTNQSGIARGYFTEEDLHRIHKRLDELLAEKGARIDAYYYCPHHPTEGNGEYRVECECRKPKDGMLRRASREQNVDLKNSFVIGDRCIDIQAGKTAGAVTILVLTGYGKEEYEKCKGENFEPDFIAQNLKEAIDIVKRCLRENKSDLENNKKYISKE; encoded by the coding sequence ATGAACGAACGCAATGTTGCTATATTCCTTGACAGGGATGGAACAATAAACGAAGATTTGAATTTTCTATCTTCCCCAGAACAAGTTGTTTTGATAGATGGTTCAGCCGAAGCTATAAGGGAAGCAAACAAGCTTGGTTTAAAAGTCATCGTCTTTACAAATCAAAGTGGCATAGCACGAGGTTATTTTACGGAGGAAGATTTACACAGGATTCATAAACGGCTTGATGAATTGCTTGCTGAAAAAGGTGCGAGGATAGATGCTTATTATTATTGTCCACATCATCCAACCGAAGGTAACGGGGAATACAGAGTTGAGTGCGAATGTAGAAAACCTAAAGATGGGATGCTTCGGCGTGCTTCAAGAGAACAAAATGTTGATTTAAAGAATTCTTTCGTCATCGGGGACAGATGCATTGATATTCAAGCAGGGAAAACAGCAGGTGCGGTCACTATACTTGTTTTAACTGGCTATGGAAAAGAGGAATATGAAAAGTGCAAGGGTGAAAATTTTGAACCTGATTTTATTGCACAGAATTTGAAAGAAGCAATTGATATAGTCAAGAGGTGTTTGAGGGAGAATAAAAGTGATTTAGAAAACAACAAAAAATATATCTCCAAGGAATGA
- a CDS encoding starch synthase translates to MTHPLNILFISSEIVPFAKTGGLADVSFALPQAIKELGHEVRAMMPKYGFISERKFGIHEIVRLREMDIPVGDKLQRGSAKASFIVGQKVKVQVYFLENEFYYNRDGLYVDSKTKKDYPDNDERFIFFSKGIIETLKKLGWRPDVIHCNDWQTALVPVYLKTIYNDEPFFKGVKTVLTIHNIGYQGVFPKESFYKSGLPDEIFPQIEHNGKFNFLKAGILYADVITTVSPTYAKEIISDDEIGAGLSDVLKKRKKDIYGILNGVDYSVWSPENDKYIPVPYSIQTIETKYENKKALLRHFGLEYDEKIPVVAQISRLAEQKGFDLVEEIIDEMMKLDIQYIVLGTGEPRYEEMLEKIKKKYPKKVGIHIGFSEELAHLIEAGADIFLMPSRYEPCGLNQMYSLRYGTVPIVRKTGGLADTVEEFNPRTGRGTGFLFEKYSGQELLKALKKALSVYKNRKAWLKLMKNGMMKDFSWTASAKKYVELYQKLVTPTKKTRTVKAR, encoded by the coding sequence ATGACTCATCCTCTCAATATCCTTTTTATTTCCAGTGAAATTGTTCCTTTTGCAAAAACAGGAGGTCTTGCGGATGTTTCTTTTGCCCTTCCACAGGCGATAAAAGAGCTTGGACATGAGGTAAGAGCGATGATGCCAAAATATGGATTTATAAGCGAAAGAAAATTCGGCATACATGAGATAGTCCGATTAAGGGAAATGGATATTCCAGTTGGGGATAAACTTCAAAGGGGGAGCGCAAAGGCTTCTTTTATTGTCGGGCAAAAGGTAAAAGTTCAAGTTTATTTTCTTGAAAATGAATTTTACTATAATCGTGATGGACTTTATGTTGATTCAAAAACAAAAAAAGATTATCCTGACAACGACGAAAGGTTTATATTTTTTTCCAAGGGGATAATTGAGACGCTCAAAAAACTTGGATGGCGTCCCGATGTAATTCATTGCAATGATTGGCAAACCGCACTTGTTCCAGTTTATCTTAAAACAATTTACAATGATGAACCATTTTTTAAAGGTGTTAAAACGGTTCTTACAATACATAACATTGGTTATCAAGGTGTTTTCCCGAAAGAGTCGTTTTATAAATCGGGACTTCCAGATGAAATTTTTCCGCAGATAGAACACAACGGGAAATTTAACTTTCTCAAGGCTGGGATACTTTATGCTGATGTTATAACAACAGTAAGCCCAACATACGCAAAGGAGATAATTTCTGATGACGAGATTGGGGCGGGTCTTTCAGATGTGCTTAAAAAAAGGAAAAAAGATATTTATGGAATTCTAAACGGTGTTGATTACTCCGTGTGGAGCCCAGAAAATGATAAATATATCCCCGTTCCATACAGTATTCAAACGATAGAGACAAAGTATGAAAACAAAAAAGCTCTTTTGAGGCATTTTGGACTTGAATATGATGAGAAGATTCCTGTTGTTGCACAAATTTCACGGCTTGCTGAACAGAAAGGATTTGATCTGGTTGAAGAAATAATTGATGAGATGATGAAACTTGACATTCAGTATATTGTTCTTGGCACGGGTGAGCCAAGGTATGAAGAGATGTTAGAGAAAATTAAAAAGAAGTATCCAAAGAAGGTTGGAATTCATATCGGTTTCAGTGAAGAGCTTGCACATTTGATTGAAGCAGGCGCAGATATATTTCTTATGCCATCAAGATATGAACCATGCGGTTTAAATCAAATGTATAGCTTAAGATACGGAACAGTCCCAATTGTGAGGAAAACAGGTGGTCTTGCTGATACAGTTGAAGAATTTAACCCCAGAACAGGGAGAGGAACTGGATTTTTATTTGAAAAGTATTCTGGGCAGGAGTTGCTTAAAGCGTTGAAGAAAGCGTTGTCCGTTTATAAAAATAGAAAAGCGTGGTTAAAGCTGATGAAAAACGGAATGATGAAGGATTTCTCTTGGACTGCGTCGGCGAAAAAGTATGTTGAACTTTATCAAAAATTGGTAACGCCAACAAAAAAGACACGAACTGTTAAGGCAAGATGA
- a CDS encoding elongation factor G, whose product MVKEYPTEKIRNIGLIGHGGSGKTSFAEAILYSAGVTTRLGRVQEGNTVSDYHPDEIAQQVSINLSLLHCEWKDTKINIIDMPGYADFIGEVKSGLKVSDTALLFVKAVEGVEIGTETAWESAKEVGNSVIFVVNKLDAEHSNFDNVVSQIRERFGHEAVIVQFPVNQGANFDSIVDLIRMKILKFSKDLSGNYTEGEIPSELKDKAEKLREELIESIAETDEELLNKFFENGGLTDEELRNGFINALAERKVFPIFCADAYHNIGVKPILDFIVDYCPSPNKKSVEATLKNDSAQAIKLNYNSSGEPVIFVFKTVSEAHVGEFSFFKVFSGTISRGIDLVNQSSGTLERLSQLYVMNGKERKEVQKFYAGDIGAVVKLKNTHTNDTLSTKTFPAVIPPIKFPEPVIQFAIISKNKGEEEKIAAGLHALHEEDPTFVFTVDNELQQTLISGQGETHLMIIAKRLKEKYGVEVELGEPKIPYRETIKGKAREQGKYKRQTGGRGQYGDVWLVLEPLPRGGGFEFVDAIVGGVVPRNYIPAVEKGVRDTMAKGVLAGYPVIDVKVTLDYGSYHPVDSSDLAFQIAASMAFKKAFMNANPVLLEPIYEIEVKVPEEYMGSVIGDISSRRGKVIGMTAEGPYQVVKAYVPQKELYRYSSALRSLTQGRGIFTAKFSHYEEVPKEIADKIIAEAQKQKEAVEEE is encoded by the coding sequence GTGGTGAAAGAATATCCAACAGAAAAAATTAGAAACATTGGCTTAATTGGGCATGGAGGTTCAGGGAAAACATCATTTGCAGAAGCAATACTTTACAGTGCAGGAGTAACAACACGGCTTGGGAGAGTTCAGGAAGGTAATACCGTTTCAGATTATCATCCTGATGAAATTGCTCAACAGGTGTCAATTAATCTGTCGCTTTTGCATTGTGAATGGAAGGATACAAAAATTAACATAATTGATATGCCAGGATATGCTGATTTCATTGGTGAAGTGAAAAGCGGTTTGAAGGTCAGTGACACGGCTCTTCTTTTCGTTAAGGCGGTTGAGGGCGTTGAAATAGGAACCGAAACAGCGTGGGAATCAGCTAAAGAAGTGGGCAATAGTGTTATCTTCGTGGTTAATAAGCTTGATGCAGAACATTCAAACTTTGACAATGTAGTTTCTCAAATAAGAGAAAGATTCGGTCATGAGGCAGTTATAGTTCAATTCCCTGTCAATCAAGGTGCAAATTTTGATTCAATAGTTGATCTCATCAGGATGAAGATACTTAAATTTTCAAAGGATCTTTCTGGAAATTACACAGAGGGTGAAATACCCAGTGAATTAAAGGACAAGGCTGAGAAATTGCGCGAGGAATTGATTGAATCAATTGCTGAAACAGATGAGGAATTACTTAACAAATTTTTTGAGAACGGTGGATTAACAGACGAGGAATTGAGAAATGGTTTTATAAATGCGCTTGCTGAAAGAAAAGTTTTCCCAATCTTTTGTGCCGATGCATATCATAACATCGGTGTTAAACCAATTCTTGATTTCATAGTTGATTATTGCCCAAGCCCTAATAAAAAGTCTGTTGAAGCAACATTGAAGAATGATTCAGCACAGGCGATAAAGTTAAACTATAATTCTTCTGGGGAGCCAGTTATATTTGTCTTCAAAACTGTTTCGGAAGCCCATGTTGGTGAATTTTCCTTTTTCAAAGTTTTTTCAGGGACAATATCTCGTGGGATTGACCTTGTAAATCAGAGCAGTGGGACGCTTGAGAGATTGAGTCAGCTTTATGTTATGAATGGAAAAGAAAGAAAGGAAGTTCAAAAGTTTTATGCCGGGGATATTGGAGCGGTTGTCAAGTTAAAAAATACCCACACAAACGATACCCTTTCAACGAAAACATTTCCAGCTGTAATCCCACCGATCAAGTTTCCTGAACCGGTCATTCAATTTGCGATCATCTCAAAGAATAAGGGAGAGGAAGAGAAGATAGCTGCTGGCTTACATGCTTTGCACGAAGAAGACCCGACATTTGTTTTTACAGTTGATAATGAATTGCAACAGACATTGATAAGTGGACAAGGGGAGACACATTTGATGATAATTGCAAAACGATTAAAGGAAAAGTATGGAGTTGAAGTTGAACTTGGTGAGCCAAAAATTCCATATCGTGAAACAATTAAAGGAAAAGCAAGGGAACAAGGCAAATATAAAAGACAAACGGGTGGAAGAGGTCAATATGGTGATGTCTGGCTTGTGCTTGAACCATTGCCAAGGGGTGGAGGATTTGAATTTGTTGATGCAATAGTTGGTGGAGTTGTCCCAAGAAACTATATCCCAGCCGTTGAAAAGGGAGTTCGGGATACGATGGCTAAAGGAGTTCTTGCAGGTTATCCGGTAATTGATGTCAAGGTCACGCTTGATTATGGTTCATATCATCCAGTTGATTCATCCGATCTTGCCTTCCAGATAGCAGCGTCAATGGCGTTTAAAAAAGCATTTATGAATGCAAATCCTGTTTTGCTTGAACCCATTTATGAAATTGAAGTCAAAGTTCCAGAGGAATATATGGGCAGCGTGATCGGTGATATTTCAAGTAGAAGGGGCAAGGTGATAGGGATGACGGCTGAGGGACCTTATCAGGTTGTTAAAGCATATGTACCGCAAAAAGAGCTTTATAGATATTCGTCTGCATTGAGGTCTTTGACGCAGGGTCGTGGAATTTTCACTGCGAAATTCTCGCATTATGAAGAAGTTCCAAAGGAGATCGCAGATAAGATAATAGCGGAAGCGCAAAAGCAGAAGGAAGCAGTTGAAGAAGAATGA